Proteins encoded by one window of Elephas maximus indicus isolate mEleMax1 chromosome 5, mEleMax1 primary haplotype, whole genome shotgun sequence:
- the SCOC gene encoding short coiled-coil protein isoform X2, which yields MMNADVDAVDAENQVELEEKTRLINQVLELQHTLEDLSARVDAVKEENLKLKSENQVLGQYIENLMSASSVFQTTDTKSKRK from the exons ATGATGAACGCAGACGTGGATG CAGTTGATGCTGAAAATCAGGTGGAACTGGAGGAAAAAACACGACTTATTAATCAAGTGTTAGAACTCCAACACACACTTGAAG accTCTCGGCAAGAGTTGATGCAGTTAAGGAAGAAAATCTGAAGCTAAAATCAGAAAACCAAGTTCTTGGACAATACATAGAAAACCTCATGTCAGCTTCTAGTGTTTTTCAAACAACTGacacaaaaagcaaaagaaaataa